In Pirellulales bacterium, a genomic segment contains:
- the glgX gene encoding glycogen debranching protein GlgX has product MRVWPGQPYPLGASWDGRGVNFALYSENAEKVELCLFDSPEAKSEYARVLLPEHNDMVWHGYLPDLTPGQLYGYRVYGGYEPAKGHRFNSNKILLDPYAKCIGRSLRWADSMFGYKVGHSQADLSFDKRDNSRYAPLAKVIDTAFTWGDDRSPRTPWQKTLIYELHVKGFTKLHPDVPDPARGAYSGLGSDPVLKHLQQLGITAVELLPVHYHLNDRHLVEKGLTNYWGYNTLNFFAPENDYAINDLQSNAVTKFKTMVRNLHSAGIEVILDVVYNHTAEGNQMGPTLSFRGIDNANYYRLSPEDPRYYMDFTGCGNTLHMQNPRVLQLIMDSLRYWVLEMHVDGFRFDLASTLARELHAVNKLGAFFDIIHQDPILSQVKLIAEPWDLGEGGYQVGNFPVLWSEWNGKYRDCMRKFWKGDAGVVPEFATRFCGSSDLYAWNKRPPNASINFITCHDGFTLEDLVSYDHKHNEANGEENHDGADDNNSWNCGAEGPSDNPDVLALRARKKRAMLATLQCSQGVAMILAGDEMGHSQNGNNNSYCQDNEVTWLDWNLTDAQGELLEFTRRLVRLYFSQPVLQRRRFFHGEKLEGSAIPDIQWLDPNGKEMTEEAWKAPFVRCLGVQLYGQHVDVNEHGEPIHGDSLLILFNADQKIDIPFELPPFNGISQWQRLLDTADSKATEALFPVGAKYALRSCSVAILRAMNEQAQAIPVKPPELLPTAPTNIPADKPASVTATDVQTASGSSGGQSAT; this is encoded by the coding sequence ATGCGAGTTTGGCCGGGTCAACCATATCCGTTGGGCGCCAGTTGGGACGGCCGGGGCGTAAATTTCGCTTTGTATTCAGAAAATGCTGAGAAAGTTGAGTTGTGCCTGTTCGATTCCCCCGAAGCGAAATCGGAATATGCCAGGGTATTGCTTCCTGAGCACAACGACATGGTGTGGCATGGTTATTTACCCGACCTGACGCCGGGCCAACTGTACGGTTACCGAGTGTACGGTGGGTACGAGCCAGCCAAGGGACATCGCTTTAACTCGAACAAGATCCTGTTGGATCCTTACGCAAAGTGCATCGGACGAAGCTTGCGTTGGGCCGACTCAATGTTCGGATACAAGGTGGGCCATTCGCAGGCCGATTTGTCGTTCGACAAACGCGATAACTCCCGGTATGCTCCTTTGGCCAAAGTGATCGATACCGCATTTACGTGGGGAGACGACCGATCGCCACGGACACCCTGGCAAAAAACGCTGATTTATGAATTGCATGTAAAGGGTTTCACGAAGCTGCATCCCGATGTGCCTGATCCGGCGCGCGGCGCATATTCAGGCCTCGGAAGCGATCCGGTGCTAAAACATTTGCAACAGCTGGGCATCACCGCAGTGGAGTTGCTTCCGGTCCACTACCATCTGAACGACCGGCATTTGGTCGAGAAAGGATTGACCAATTATTGGGGCTACAACACCCTGAATTTCTTTGCACCGGAAAACGATTACGCCATCAACGATCTGCAATCAAACGCCGTCACGAAATTCAAAACCATGGTTCGCAATCTCCATTCGGCGGGCATTGAAGTGATATTAGACGTGGTCTACAACCACACGGCGGAAGGAAACCAGATGGGGCCGACACTGTCGTTCCGCGGCATCGACAATGCCAATTATTATCGCCTGTCGCCGGAAGATCCGCGTTATTACATGGATTTCACCGGTTGCGGCAACACGCTGCACATGCAAAATCCACGTGTGCTGCAGTTGATTATGGACAGCTTACGCTATTGGGTGCTGGAAATGCACGTGGATGGGTTTCGCTTCGACTTAGCAAGCACACTGGCGCGCGAATTGCATGCCGTGAACAAACTCGGAGCATTCTTTGATATCATTCATCAGGATCCCATTTTATCCCAGGTGAAATTAATCGCCGAGCCATGGGATTTGGGAGAAGGCGGATATCAGGTGGGAAATTTCCCGGTGTTGTGGTCAGAGTGGAACGGTAAATACCGTGATTGCATGCGGAAGTTTTGGAAGGGGGATGCAGGCGTGGTGCCGGAATTCGCCACGCGCTTTTGCGGTTCCAGCGATTTGTATGCCTGGAACAAGCGCCCGCCTAATGCCAGTATCAACTTCATCACCTGTCACGATGGCTTCACATTGGAGGACCTGGTTTCTTACGATCACAAACACAATGAAGCAAACGGTGAAGAAAATCATGATGGCGCAGACGACAATAACAGTTGGAACTGCGGTGCCGAAGGGCCCTCCGATAATCCGGACGTGCTTGCCCTCCGGGCCCGCAAAAAACGGGCGATGTTAGCTACGTTGCAATGTTCGCAAGGTGTGGCCATGATTTTGGCCGGCGACGAAATGGGGCATTCGCAGAACGGAAACAACAATTCTTATTGTCAAGACAATGAGGTTACTTGGCTCGATTGGAATTTAACGGATGCTCAAGGCGAGCTTTTAGAGTTTACTCGCCGATTGGTGCGGCTCTATTTTTCACAACCGGTATTGCAACGCAGGCGTTTTTTTCACGGCGAAAAGCTGGAAGGGTCGGCCATTCCCGATATTCAATGGCTGGATCCCAATGGTAAGGAAATGACGGAAGAAGCCTGGAAAGCCCCATTTGTCCGCTGCCTGGGTGTTCAACTTTACGGGCAACATGTTGATGTGAATGAACATGGCGAGCCAATTCATGGCGACAGCTTGCTGATTTTGTTCAACGCTGATCAGAAAATCGATATTCCCTTTGAGTTGCCGCCGTTTAACGGCATTTCACAGTGGCAACGACTTCTGGACACTGCGGATTCGAAAGCTACCGAGGCACTTTTTCCGGTCGGCGCCAAGTATGCGCTACGATCCTGCTCAGTAGCAATTTTGCGAGCGATGAACGAGCAAGCCCAAGCCATTCCAGTGAAGCCACCTGAATTGTTGCCCACGGCGCCCACGAATATTCCGGCCGACAAACCGGCGTCTGTAACCGCCACCGATGTCCAGACCGCGTCCGGTAGCAGTGGTGGGCAAAGTGCGACGTAA
- a CDS encoding ABC transporter ATP-binding protein, which translates to MPESMIELRHLHRYFGRTKAVNDVSFEVQRGQVFGFIGPNGAGKTTSMRILATLDCPQQGDALVDGFSVIDDPDRVRRRLGFMPDYYGTYPNVNVLEYLDFFARAYGLRGNERRQAMNYVLDFTGLNTLQGKAVSGLSKGMKQRLGLGRTMIHNPAVLVLDEPAAGLDPRARIELREMIRRLAADGKTILVSSHILSELGEMCDVVGIIEQGRILAVGSVADIQRRGQQKQQSFVRLRVLGGLDGAVAWLNARGSVYELKIEGDTATFAHDGDENAEADLLRDLIGAGFRVAAFGSHQRSLEDVFLQVTAGLVQ; encoded by the coding sequence ATGCCGGAATCAATGATCGAATTGCGACACCTGCACCGTTACTTCGGGCGCACCAAGGCGGTCAACGATGTTTCGTTTGAAGTGCAGCGCGGGCAGGTATTCGGCTTCATCGGACCCAATGGCGCCGGAAAGACCACCAGCATGCGAATTTTGGCGACGCTCGATTGTCCGCAACAAGGAGATGCACTTGTCGATGGTTTTTCGGTCATCGACGATCCAGACCGGGTTCGGCGTCGGCTGGGCTTCATGCCCGATTATTACGGCACATATCCGAATGTAAACGTCCTGGAATATCTCGATTTTTTCGCCCGGGCCTATGGGCTGCGCGGCAACGAGCGTCGGCAGGCAATGAATTACGTGCTGGACTTTACCGGCCTGAACACGCTTCAAGGCAAGGCAGTTTCGGGACTATCGAAGGGCATGAAGCAGCGGCTGGGCCTGGGACGGACGATGATTCATAATCCTGCGGTGCTAGTTTTGGATGAGCCAGCCGCCGGTCTCGATCCACGAGCGCGAATTGAACTGCGCGAAATGATCCGTCGTTTGGCCGCCGATGGTAAAACGATTTTGGTTAGCTCGCACATTCTCAGCGAACTGGGCGAAATGTGCGATGTGGTGGGCATTATCGAACAAGGCCGCATTTTAGCCGTCGGCAGCGTGGCCGATATACAACGCCGCGGCCAACAAAAACAGCAAAGCTTCGTCCGGTTGCGCGTGCTCGGCGGCTTGGATGGCGCGGTTGCCTGGCTGAATGCGAGAGGGAGCGTGTACGAGTTGAAAATCGAAGGCGATACCGCCACTTTTGCCCACGACGGAGATGAGAATGCCGAAGCCGATTTGCTTCGCGACCTGATCGGCGCCGGATTCCGCGTGGCGGCATTCGGAAGTCATCAACGTTCGCTAGAAGATGTATTCCTGCAAGTAACTGCGGGCTTAGTGCAGTAA
- a CDS encoding transglutaminase-like domain-containing protein has translation MSQAPRYCRSAAYELFARELPSLEETSSLVRAAIAVSMHELDGVDTAAVEQTLAEIAQEICSRVCSGNPQAMIAQLHEVLFEEWGFAGHAENYYALENSYLPRVLETRRGIPVTLSLVYKAVAQQVGLKVRGINSPIHFLAAVEVGNSWMIVDAFDRGRVLTDNEVYHLLDQRAGTPVERSDAVLATATHPQWLARIIHNLEQIFSRAGRQSDVLAMQELLALVQHAD, from the coding sequence ATGTCGCAGGCGCCGCGCTACTGTCGTTCCGCAGCGTACGAGTTGTTCGCGCGCGAATTGCCGTCACTGGAAGAAACCAGTTCCTTAGTTCGTGCCGCAATTGCAGTCTCGATGCACGAATTGGACGGTGTCGACACGGCGGCGGTGGAACAGACACTCGCTGAAATAGCACAAGAGATTTGTAGCCGCGTTTGTTCAGGCAATCCGCAGGCCATGATAGCGCAACTGCACGAGGTGCTGTTTGAAGAGTGGGGCTTCGCTGGACACGCTGAAAACTATTACGCGCTGGAGAACAGCTATTTGCCGCGCGTTCTGGAGACACGGCGCGGCATTCCGGTAACGTTATCGCTGGTTTACAAAGCTGTCGCGCAGCAAGTGGGCCTCAAAGTACGGGGCATCAACTCACCCATTCATTTTTTGGCGGCCGTCGAAGTCGGCAATTCCTGGATGATTGTCGATGCCTTCGACCGCGGACGAGTGCTTACAGACAACGAAGTATACCACTTGCTCGATCAACGGGCCGGCACGCCTGTCGAACGCTCCGATGCCGTCTTGGCTACGGCCACGCACCCACAATGGCTCGCCCGAATCATTCACAATTTGGAGCAGATATTTTCCCGCGCCGGCCGCCAATCGGACGTATTAGCCATGCAAGAGTTGCTGGCTTTGGTCCAACATGCTGACTGA
- a CDS encoding alpha-1,4-glucan--maltose-1-phosphate maltosyltransferase, producing MKQHEADFYRVAIEGIRPNVDGGFAVKRTIGDELSVEADVFADGHEEVVAVLQYRHESSHSKQEDSWLERPLTPLGNDRWRVSIPLESLGQYVYRILGWVDRFHTWRHDLKKRNEAGQNLLVDLLIGAELITAAALRAKGTDGSKLTAFADQISASTKYASLDQAARYVAAMDEHLLSLMDQYADRSPATISTEFEVVVDAPRATFSAWYELFPRSCSPVAGKHGTFLDVIAHLPYVAEMGFDVLYLPPIHPIGKAFRKGKNNQEQCEAGDVGSPWAIGAAEGGHKSVHPELGNLEDFRKLVATAQKYNIEIALDIAFQCSPDHPYVKEHPQWFRSRPDGTIQYAENPPKKYQDIYPFDFECNDWRALWEELKSVFMFWLQQGVHIFRVDNPHTKPFDFWEWCIAEVKRARPDAIFLAEAFTRPKIMYRLAKLGFTQSYTYFTWRNTKQELTEYFTELSQPALADIFRPNLWTNTPDILHDYLQRGGQQAFAVRAVLAATLSSNWGVYGPAYELLERTPRDPGSEEYLHSEKYELKHWDVNQLDSLRHLLSRLNRIRRQQPALQRNENLTFHAIDSDQLLAYSKRTSDASNLVLAIVNLDPRHAHSGWLELPLDLFRLSGGSYEVVDLLSDRTFLWQGARAYVELDPSRSVAHVLQMRREISG from the coding sequence ATGAAACAGCACGAAGCTGATTTTTACCGCGTAGCCATTGAAGGAATTCGGCCGAATGTTGATGGTGGCTTCGCCGTCAAGCGAACGATTGGCGATGAACTGTCCGTTGAGGCTGACGTGTTCGCCGACGGCCACGAAGAAGTTGTGGCAGTATTGCAGTATCGTCATGAGAGCTCTCACTCCAAACAAGAAGATAGCTGGCTGGAACGGCCCCTCACGCCATTGGGCAATGACCGCTGGCGAGTTAGTATTCCTCTCGAAAGCTTGGGACAGTACGTATACCGCATTCTGGGCTGGGTTGATCGCTTCCATACTTGGCGGCATGATTTAAAAAAAAGAAATGAAGCGGGCCAGAATCTGCTAGTCGATCTGCTGATTGGCGCAGAGCTGATAACTGCTGCCGCTCTGCGCGCCAAGGGTACCGATGGATCGAAGCTGACTGCATTCGCCGACCAAATTTCAGCTTCTACGAAATATGCGTCGTTGGATCAAGCCGCCCGCTATGTGGCGGCCATGGACGAACACTTGCTGTCGCTCATGGATCAATACGCTGATCGCAGCCCTGCGACGATTTCTACCGAATTCGAGGTTGTCGTCGATGCGCCGCGTGCCACATTTAGTGCCTGGTACGAATTGTTTCCGCGCTCTTGCAGTCCGGTGGCCGGAAAGCATGGTACGTTTCTCGATGTCATCGCTCATTTACCGTACGTTGCAGAGATGGGTTTCGATGTTTTGTACTTGCCACCCATCCATCCTATCGGTAAGGCATTTCGCAAGGGCAAAAACAACCAGGAGCAGTGCGAGGCCGGCGATGTAGGCAGTCCTTGGGCCATTGGCGCCGCGGAAGGCGGACACAAGAGCGTGCATCCAGAATTAGGCAACTTGGAAGATTTTCGCAAACTGGTAGCGACGGCACAAAAATACAACATCGAAATTGCTCTCGACATCGCATTCCAATGTTCGCCCGATCACCCGTATGTCAAAGAACATCCGCAGTGGTTCCGAAGCCGGCCGGATGGAACGATTCAATATGCGGAAAACCCGCCGAAAAAGTATCAGGATATTTATCCCTTCGACTTCGAATGCAATGATTGGCGGGCACTGTGGGAGGAGTTGAAAAGTGTATTCATGTTTTGGTTGCAGCAAGGGGTACACATTTTTCGCGTCGATAATCCGCACACCAAGCCATTTGATTTTTGGGAATGGTGCATTGCAGAAGTGAAACGGGCGCGGCCGGATGCTATCTTCCTTGCGGAGGCCTTCACACGGCCGAAAATTATGTATCGGCTGGCGAAACTAGGATTCACGCAATCGTACACGTACTTTACGTGGCGAAACACGAAACAGGAACTGACCGAATACTTTACGGAACTTTCGCAGCCGGCGCTTGCCGATATCTTTCGACCAAACCTCTGGACAAACACGCCAGACATTTTGCATGATTACCTGCAACGGGGCGGACAGCAAGCATTTGCTGTGCGGGCGGTATTAGCGGCAACGCTTTCCAGCAACTGGGGAGTATATGGTCCCGCTTACGAGCTATTAGAGAGAACGCCTCGCGATCCCGGTAGCGAAGAATATTTGCATTCCGAGAAATACGAATTGAAGCACTGGGATGTAAACCAGCTCGACAGCCTCCGACACCTGTTAAGTCGCCTGAACCGTATTCGCCGCCAGCAGCCCGCTCTGCAGAGAAATGAGAATTTGACATTTCACGCCATCGATTCCGACCAACTATTGGCATACAGCAAACGGACAAGCGACGCCAGCAACCTGGTGCTGGCAATTGTTAATCTGGACCCCCGACACGCCCACTCCGGCTGGCTAGAATTGCCGCTGGATCTATTCCGTCTCAGCGGAGGCAGTTACGAAGTGGTGGATCTGTTGAGTGATCGAACGTTCCTATGGCAAGGTGCCCGGGCCTATGTTGAACTGGATCCGAGCCGAAGCGTGGCCCATGTACTTCAGATGCGTCGGGAAATCTCCGGCTAG
- a CDS encoding S46 family peptidase, which translates to NARRAKDELFGYQNSRKARIGGLAGLQDPEIMNRKREEEKSLRAAVAKDPKLKDDVGAWDDVSKAIDQWDKIYVDWGLVEIGTAFNSDLFHIARTLVRMADEDKKDNAERLREYRQSNRESLEQELFSEAPIYDDLETVKLADSLSMFMEQAGADNEWVRKTLQGKSPQARADELVRGTRLKDVAFRKELAAGGRTAIDGSNDPMILLARLVDPPARDLRKTYEEKVDEPMKQGYAKIAKAVFAVKGTDTYPDATFTLRLAFGQVKGYKQDGKTISPWTTIGGAFQHADNHGSKPPFALPNSWLQPPQALNMDTPFNFVSTADIIGGNSGSPVINKAGEYVGIIFDGNIQSLVLDFTYTDEQARAVSVHSSAILEALRKVYQADALADEIEHGRRPK; encoded by the coding sequence AAACGCTCGCCGCGCCAAGGATGAATTGTTCGGTTATCAAAACAGCCGGAAAGCCCGCATTGGCGGATTGGCTGGCTTGCAAGATCCGGAAATCATGAATCGCAAGCGGGAAGAAGAAAAATCGCTGCGCGCGGCTGTGGCAAAAGATCCCAAATTGAAAGACGACGTCGGCGCTTGGGACGATGTCTCTAAAGCGATCGATCAATGGGACAAAATTTATGTCGATTGGGGATTGGTCGAAATTGGCACTGCCTTTAACAGCGATCTGTTCCACATCGCACGCACACTGGTTCGCATGGCTGACGAAGATAAAAAAGACAACGCGGAGCGCTTGCGAGAATATCGCCAATCGAATCGCGAGTCTTTAGAGCAAGAACTTTTTTCCGAAGCGCCCATTTACGACGATCTGGAAACCGTGAAGTTGGCCGATTCGCTTAGCATGTTTATGGAACAGGCCGGCGCCGATAACGAGTGGGTGCGGAAAACGTTGCAAGGCAAATCGCCACAGGCCCGTGCCGATGAACTGGTGCGCGGCACACGCTTGAAGGATGTGGCCTTTCGAAAGGAATTGGCAGCTGGGGGCCGGACCGCCATCGACGGCTCGAACGATCCAATGATTTTGTTGGCCCGCTTGGTTGACCCGCCGGCGCGCGATCTACGGAAAACCTACGAAGAAAAAGTCGATGAGCCGATGAAGCAGGGCTATGCCAAAATCGCGAAAGCTGTGTTTGCCGTCAAGGGAACCGATACCTATCCAGATGCTACGTTCACGCTACGGTTAGCTTTCGGACAGGTGAAAGGCTACAAGCAAGACGGCAAGACCATTTCACCCTGGACGACGATTGGCGGCGCATTTCAGCATGCCGATAATCACGGCTCGAAGCCCCCATTTGCCTTGCCCAATAGCTGGTTACAGCCACCGCAAGCCTTGAATATGGATACGCCGTTTAATTTTGTTAGCACAGCGGACATCATCGGCGGCAACAGCGGCAGCCCGGTGATCAACAAAGCCGGTGAGTATGTGGGCATCATTTTTGATGGCAACATTCAATCGCTGGTGCTCGATTTCACCTACACGGACGAGCAAGCGCGGGCTGTTAGCGTTCATTCCAGCGCCATTTTGGAAGCTCTGCGGAAAGTCTATCAGGCGGATGCGCTGGCCGACGAAATCGAACACGGACGACGACCGAAGTAA